One genomic segment of Profundibacter amoris includes these proteins:
- the rsmA gene encoding 16S rRNA (adenine(1518)-N(6)/adenine(1519)-N(6))-dimethyltransferase RsmA, with the protein MIDSLPPLREVIAAHDLQPKKSLGQNFLLDLNLTAKIARQAGDLSGCDVLEIGPGPGGLTRGLLAEGARRVLAVEKDARCLPALEEVAEAYPDRLQVINADALELDVLEHLTPPVRVVANLPYNVGTELLVRWLTPKAWPPYWDSLTLMFQKEVAQRIVAQPGGKAYGRLAILSQWRCEARIVMQLPPEAFTPPPKVHSAVVHLQRLETPRFEADAAVLSRVVAAAFNQRRKMLRSSLKGISPDIEAHLVAAGIKPTERAEQVPIEGFCALAREVAK; encoded by the coding sequence ATGATTGATAGCTTGCCGCCCCTGCGCGAGGTGATTGCCGCCCATGATTTGCAGCCGAAGAAATCGCTGGGGCAGAATTTTCTGCTGGACCTGAACCTGACCGCCAAGATTGCCCGACAGGCGGGGGATTTGTCGGGCTGTGATGTGTTGGAAATCGGCCCCGGCCCCGGCGGTTTGACCCGTGGTTTGCTGGCCGAGGGGGCGCGGCGGGTGCTGGCGGTGGAGAAGGACGCGCGTTGTTTGCCAGCACTCGAGGAGGTGGCGGAGGCCTATCCCGACCGGTTGCAGGTGATCAATGCGGATGCGCTGGAACTGGATGTGTTGGAGCATTTGACGCCGCCGGTGCGGGTGGTGGCGAACCTGCCCTATAATGTAGGCACGGAATTGCTGGTGCGTTGGCTGACACCGAAGGCATGGCCGCCCTATTGGGACAGTCTTACGTTGATGTTCCAGAAAGAGGTGGCACAGCGGATTGTGGCACAACCAGGCGGCAAGGCTTACGGGCGGTTGGCGATCCTGTCGCAATGGCGCTGTGAGGCGCGGATCGTCATGCAACTGCCGCCCGAGGCCTTTACCCCGCCGCCCAAGGTCCATTCGGCGGTGGTGCATTTGCAACGGCTGGAAACCCCGCGATTTGAGGCAGACGCGGCGGTGTTGTCACGGGTGGTGGCGGCAGCGTTCAACCAGCGGCGCAAGATGTTGCGCTCCTCGTTGAAAGGCATATCGCCGGACATCGAGGCGCATTTGGTAGCGGCGGGGATCAAGCCGACCGAACGGGCCGAGCAGGTGCCGATCGAAGGGTTCTGCGCCTTGGCCCGCGAGGTGGCAAAATAA
- a CDS encoding DUF4167 domain-containing protein — MRSSKSRSRGNKNRNRQNNGNNQNRVFDSSGPEGKVRGTPQQIIDKYNQLARDATLSNDRVAAENFQQHAEHYTRLLTEAMREAEARREAHEAQQRERQAQRDAERAEREANRPEREATPPRRDQETGQPNDPASAPQPDMAAIEQPDSGLVETPESKPKPRKRTRKPKVNPLDNPPEAPEAAE, encoded by the coding sequence ATGAGATCATCCAAATCACGTTCGCGGGGCAATAAAAACCGCAATCGCCAGAATAACGGCAACAACCAGAACCGCGTTTTTGACAGTTCCGGTCCCGAGGGTAAAGTGCGCGGCACCCCGCAACAGATTATCGACAAATACAATCAGCTGGCCCGTGATGCGACCTTGTCCAATGACCGGGTGGCGGCCGAAAATTTTCAGCAACATGCCGAACATTACACCCGCCTGCTGACCGAAGCGATGCGCGAAGCCGAAGCGCGCCGCGAAGCGCATGAGGCCCAGCAACGCGAACGGCAGGCACAGCGCGACGCCGAGCGTGCCGAGCGCGAAGCCAACCGCCCCGAGCGTGAGGCAACCCCGCCCCGTCGTGATCAGGAAACCGGTCAGCCAAATGATCCGGCCTCGGCCCCGCAGCCCGATATGGCCGCGATCGAGCAACCCGATAGCGGCTTGGTGGAAACACCCGAAAGCAAACCAAAGCCGCGCAAGCGCACCCGCAAGCCAAAGGTCAATCCGCTGGACAACCCGCCGGAAGCGCCCGAAGCTGCTGAATGA
- the pdxA gene encoding 4-hydroxythreonine-4-phosphate dehydrogenase PdxA has product MSRAPIALTCGEPAGVGPELAVAAWQRLGTDLPFFLIGDARHLPDGVCAIEIADPAETADAARHGLPLLAHEFAAPAVAGQPAAENAQGVIDVITRGVDLVQSGAASALCTGPIHKKALKDGAGFAFPGHTEFLAHLAGVDQVVMMLACDQLRVVPVTIHIAIKDVPTALTQELLADNIRITDAALRRDFGLKAPRIAVAGLNPHAGEGGAMGMEEIEMIAPLLEELRGEGLNITGPLPADTMFHARAREGYDVAICMYHDQALIPIKTLDFDRGVNVTLGLPFIRTSPDHGTAFDIAGQGIAKPDSVIEALKMADRMARMRADGQ; this is encoded by the coding sequence ATGAGCCGCGCCCCGATTGCGCTGACCTGTGGCGAACCTGCAGGGGTGGGGCCGGAGCTGGCCGTGGCCGCGTGGCAGCGGCTGGGCACGGATTTGCCGTTCTTCCTGATTGGCGACGCGCGGCATTTGCCCGACGGGGTTTGTGCAATTGAAATTGCCGACCCGGCCGAGACCGCTGACGCGGCCCGGCATGGATTGCCCTTGCTGGCGCATGAATTTGCTGCCCCTGCTGTGGCGGGGCAGCCCGCAGCAGAAAATGCCCAAGGGGTGATCGACGTGATCACGCGCGGAGTGGATCTGGTGCAATCGGGGGCGGCCTCGGCCCTGTGCACGGGTCCGATCCACAAGAAGGCGTTAAAGGATGGCGCCGGATTTGCCTTTCCGGGCCATACCGAATTTCTGGCCCATCTGGCGGGGGTCGATCAGGTGGTAATGATGCTGGCTTGCGATCAGTTGCGCGTGGTGCCGGTGACAATCCATATCGCAATCAAGGATGTGCCAACGGCGCTGACCCAAGAATTGCTGGCCGATAATATCCGCATCACCGATGCCGCGCTGCGGCGGGATTTCGGGCTAAAGGCACCGCGCATCGCCGTGGCCGGTCTGAACCCGCACGCGGGCGAAGGCGGGGCAATGGGGATGGAAGAAATCGAAATGATCGCCCCTTTGCTGGAGGAATTGCGCGGCGAAGGGCTGAATATCACCGGCCCCCTGCCCGCCGACACCATGTTCCACGCCCGTGCGCGCGAAGGCTATGATGTGGCGATTTGCATGTATCACGATCAGGCGTTGATCCCGATCAAGACACTGGATTTTGACCGCGGGGTGAATGTCACGCTGGGGCTGCCGTTTATCCGCACGTCGCCCGATCATGGCACGGCGTTTGATATTGCGGGGCAAGGGATTGCCAAACCGGACAGTGTGATCGAGGCGCTGAAGATGGCTGACCGGATGGCGCGGATGCGGGCCGATGGGCAATAG